A genome region from Bifidobacterium coryneforme includes the following:
- a CDS encoding G5 domain-containing protein, whose protein sequence is MAKHGTGRMAAVKALTKRQWVRLAAGTTVVGLIIGAGFISRDFYATQNGGPAQGITAYSATQQNLEVSRSSTRQALRNGEGGSSANTSYVTVQINGKNRVVLGNGFTDVKSVLEAGDITLEPGDQISPALTKPVSEKTVIKIDRADAQVMTDESDIPFNTIEEKTDSLPAGTTKVKTEGKNGVMETTSLVTAAGNKNLSKNVFASFVKTAPVNKVILVGTGRPSSGTSGSAPSSSGSSATTAPVGESQSIAHELVTARGWGEDQFTCLVQLWNKESGWRTNAANPSGAYGIPQALPGSKMSSAGADWQTNPRTQIVWGLGYIQGRYGTPCGAWSHSQSSNWY, encoded by the coding sequence ATGGCGAAGCATGGCACAGGCCGGATGGCTGCGGTCAAGGCCCTGACCAAGCGTCAGTGGGTACGGCTTGCCGCAGGAACCACTGTCGTTGGCCTGATCATAGGCGCAGGGTTCATCTCCCGCGACTTCTATGCGACCCAGAACGGCGGCCCCGCACAGGGAATCACGGCCTACTCCGCCACCCAGCAGAACCTTGAGGTCTCCAGGAGCTCCACCCGGCAGGCCCTGCGCAACGGCGAAGGCGGGTCGAGCGCCAACACCTCCTATGTCACCGTGCAGATCAACGGTAAGAACCGGGTCGTCCTGGGTAACGGCTTCACCGATGTGAAGTCCGTGCTCGAAGCGGGCGACATCACCTTGGAGCCCGGCGATCAGATCAGCCCGGCCCTGACCAAGCCCGTGAGCGAGAAGACCGTCATCAAGATCGACCGGGCGGATGCCCAGGTCATGACCGACGAGTCCGACATACCCTTCAACACCATTGAGGAAAAGACCGATTCCCTCCCCGCCGGTACCACCAAGGTGAAGACCGAAGGAAAGAACGGCGTCATGGAAACGACCAGCCTGGTCACCGCTGCTGGCAACAAGAACCTCTCCAAGAACGTCTTCGCATCCTTCGTGAAGACGGCACCCGTCAACAAGGTCATCCTGGTCGGCACCGGCCGCCCGTCATCGGGAACCAGCGGGTCGGCACCGTCATCATCAGGGTCATCCGCAACCACGGCACCTGTGGGCGAATCCCAGAGCATCGCCCACGAACTGGTCACCGCCAGGGGTTGGGGTGAGGACCAGTTCACCTGTCTGGTCCAGCTCTGGAACAAGGAGTCCGGTTGGAGAACCAACGCCGCCAACCCCTCCGGCGCCTATGGCATTCCTCAGGCCCTGCCCGGGAGCAAGATGTCCTCGGCTGGCGCCGACTGGCAGACCAATCCCCGCACCCAGATCGTCTGGGGTCTCGGATACATCCAGGGTCGGTACGGCACTCCTTGCGGTGCCTGGTCTCACTCCCAGTCGTCGAACTGGTACTGA
- the trxA gene encoding thioredoxin: MSTTTITSDNFEQTISGNDLVLIDFWATWCGPCKAFGPIFDKASEQNTDIVFGKVDIDKNQDLAAAAGIQAVPTLMIAKQGQIIFKQAGALRASDLDDLIEQARQADMDTATQE, encoded by the coding sequence ATGTCCACCACGACTATCACCTCGGATAACTTCGAGCAGACCATCAGCGGGAACGACCTGGTGCTGATCGACTTCTGGGCCACCTGGTGCGGACCCTGCAAGGCGTTCGGCCCCATCTTCGACAAGGCCTCCGAGCAGAACACCGATATCGTTTTCGGCAAGGTCGACATCGACAAGAACCAGGACCTGGCCGCAGCCGCCGGCATACAGGCCGTCCCCACCCTGATGATCGCCAAACAGGGCCAGATCATATTCAAGCAGGCAGGAGCCCTGAGAGCCTCCGACCTTGACGACCTGATCGAGCAGGCCCGACAGGCCGATATGGATACGGCCACCCAGGAATAA
- a CDS encoding NUDIX hydrolase family protein — MPVLNDEIPDDDDFDSNRRRGEFSNITPEDFVRGTSRGNPPGWLDKEQIDLARRKLPMAYVEVVPVRVDDLGTVSQVGSLLCVGDDGNIERTLITGRVLYHETIREALARNIAKDLGELALPVLPAGLQPFTVAEFFPTPGLSEYYDPRQHAIALCYLVPVAGDCKPQDETLEVEWVDPRGDMLDTFIGQMPNGHGRVLRTALSWAGVL; from the coding sequence ATGCCAGTGTTGAATGACGAAATACCCGACGACGATGACTTCGATTCCAATCGCAGGCGCGGTGAGTTCTCCAACATCACCCCGGAGGATTTCGTGCGTGGCACATCGCGGGGAAATCCTCCCGGATGGCTTGACAAGGAGCAGATAGACCTGGCACGCAGGAAGCTGCCCATGGCATATGTCGAGGTTGTTCCTGTACGGGTTGACGATCTTGGAACGGTGTCGCAGGTGGGGTCCCTTCTTTGCGTCGGGGACGACGGCAATATAGAGCGGACCCTGATTACCGGTAGGGTGCTCTACCACGAGACCATCAGGGAGGCCCTGGCAAGGAACATCGCCAAGGACCTGGGGGAACTTGCCCTTCCTGTCCTGCCTGCCGGGCTCCAGCCCTTCACCGTAGCTGAGTTCTTCCCCACGCCCGGACTCTCCGAGTACTACGATCCCCGCCAGCACGCCATCGCCCTGTGCTATTTGGTTCCCGTGGCCGGCGACTGCAAGCCCCAGGATGAAACCCTCGAAGTGGAGTGGGTCGACCCCAGGGGAGATATGCTCGACACCTTCATAGGCCAGATGCCCAACGGGCATGGGCGTGTACTTCGCACGGCCCTGTCCTGGGCGGGGGTCCTCTGA
- a CDS encoding alpha/beta fold hydrolase, with protein sequence MTMTITNTVYREGEGLPVILCHAFPVDHRMWEVCADSLINQADRRGLTPFPIYAPDMPGAGDGPLPLEEQNGGLAPDGSYPHALDRMAEAYVDLVAGLGHSKAIWVGLSMGGYLVEAVWRLHPEVVAGMALCDTTTKDDAPQSRANRLAIAQRCLDTGGVDGVMHFARPQEGDSRFKTSPEFIDTMTGWIESQSPQGIAWRERMAAGRPDQTGILPGIEVPLTMVSGELDPSSPPRVMRPLADAATSVPGGVRFVSVPECGHFSAVERPDLVASALVDLVADVQGSGRVEESEGC encoded by the coding sequence ATGACCATGACCATCACCAATACCGTATATCGCGAGGGAGAGGGTCTTCCTGTGATTCTCTGCCATGCCTTCCCGGTCGACCATCGCATGTGGGAGGTGTGTGCGGACAGCCTGATCAATCAGGCCGACCGGCGGGGGTTGACCCCCTTCCCGATCTATGCGCCGGATATGCCCGGGGCCGGTGATGGCCCACTGCCTCTGGAGGAACAGAACGGTGGGCTGGCCCCGGACGGTTCATATCCTCATGCCTTGGACCGGATGGCTGAAGCCTACGTTGACCTGGTTGCCGGGCTTGGGCATTCAAAGGCCATCTGGGTCGGTCTCTCCATGGGGGGATACCTGGTGGAAGCCGTCTGGCGGCTTCATCCGGAAGTGGTCGCCGGTATGGCCCTTTGCGACACGACGACCAAGGATGATGCCCCACAGTCCCGGGCCAACCGGCTCGCCATAGCCCAACGTTGTCTGGATACGGGCGGGGTGGATGGGGTCATGCACTTTGCCCGGCCTCAGGAGGGTGATTCCAGGTTCAAGACCTCGCCGGAGTTCATCGACACCATGACCGGGTGGATTGAATCCCAGTCACCCCAGGGCATCGCCTGGAGGGAACGGATGGCCGCAGGCCGTCCTGATCAGACCGGAATCCTGCCCGGTATCGAAGTGCCTCTGACCATGGTTTCCGGTGAGCTGGATCCCTCCAGCCCGCCCAGGGTCATGCGGCCCCTCGCCGATGCCGCCACCTCGGTACCCGGAGGAGTGCGATTCGTCTCGGTTCCCGAGTGCGGCCATTTCAGCGCCGTTGAGCGTCCCGACCTGGTGGCCTCCGCCCTGGTCGATCTGGTGGCCGATGTTCAGGGTTCGGGCAGGGTCGAGGAATCCGAGGGGTGCTGA
- the nudC gene encoding NAD(+) diphosphatase, whose translation MTDSPHSAFSPLALTRTLSFLPLAQGDVDYCVARRGQPGLLRELAGSPASDVILVDRDRLAVPKGQGATAGRRHAGIRLVMLPATYLTEDLGGNGCDTRPLYYLGSLEGRDYLALDLALLERYAEGAQAGDSRLIHAARERFDWIGLREFAPHGTPRQVGLATSAVSLSMWQSQQLFCPQCAAPVEPCQGGWAQHCRGVEPGHILFPRIEPAVIMSVVDSRDRLLLQHNSSWGPDFHSVAAGFVEAGENLEHAVRRETMEEVGIRVGEVHYMGSQPWPFPSSLMVAFKARALGTEIRVDGQETKEAGWFTRDELGARMAGGTIRLPKRATIARGMIEEWYGSDLPEC comes from the coding sequence ATGACCGATTCCCCTCATTCCGCCTTTTCGCCCCTGGCCCTGACCCGTACCCTCTCTTTCCTTCCCCTGGCGCAGGGGGACGTGGATTACTGCGTTGCCCGTCGCGGGCAACCCGGTCTCTTGCGGGAACTGGCGGGGTCGCCCGCCTCGGATGTGATTCTGGTTGACCGTGACCGCCTGGCCGTCCCCAAGGGACAGGGAGCCACGGCCGGACGTCGGCATGCGGGTATCCGCCTGGTCATGCTGCCGGCAACCTACCTGACGGAGGATCTCGGCGGGAACGGGTGCGACACCCGACCGCTGTACTATCTGGGGTCCTTGGAGGGCCGAGACTACCTGGCCCTGGATCTTGCCCTCCTGGAGCGGTATGCCGAAGGTGCACAGGCAGGTGATTCGAGGCTGATACATGCGGCCAGGGAGAGGTTCGACTGGATCGGATTGAGGGAGTTCGCCCCTCATGGCACGCCCCGACAGGTGGGCCTGGCCACCAGCGCGGTTTCCCTGTCGATGTGGCAGAGCCAGCAACTCTTCTGCCCTCAATGCGCCGCCCCTGTGGAACCCTGTCAGGGGGGTTGGGCCCAACATTGCCGGGGTGTGGAGCCTGGGCACATCCTCTTCCCCCGGATCGAGCCGGCCGTAATCATGTCCGTTGTGGATTCCCGTGACCGGCTCCTTCTGCAGCACAACAGTTCCTGGGGACCTGATTTCCATTCGGTTGCCGCCGGGTTCGTTGAGGCCGGTGAGAACCTTGAGCACGCCGTCCGCCGCGAGACCATGGAAGAGGTGGGCATCCGGGTGGGGGAGGTGCACTATATGGGCTCCCAACCGTGGCCCTTCCCCTCTTCGCTGATGGTGGCCTTCAAGGCCCGGGCCTTGGGGACCGAAATCCGCGTGGATGGTCAGGAGACCAAGGAGGCCGGCTGGTTCACCCGGGACGAGCTGGGTGCACGAATGGCCGGCGGCACCATCCGTCTGCCCAAGCGGGCAACCATAGCTCGGGGCATGATCGAGGAGTGGTACGGCAGCGACCTGCCGGAGTGCTGA